In one window of Blastocatellia bacterium DNA:
- a CDS encoding integration host factor subunit beta translates to MIKQDIVNRVAERTGLPKSRVEMAVDAFFEAMKQALKNGYRIELRGFGVFLVRPRKRGIGRNPKTGDVVPIPEGKTIRFKPSKELR, encoded by the coding sequence GTGATCAAACAAGACATCGTCAACCGCGTGGCCGAGAGAACGGGCTTACCCAAGAGTCGGGTCGAGATGGCGGTGGATGCCTTTTTCGAGGCGATGAAGCAAGCGTTGAAAAACGGATACCGCATTGAGCTGCGAGGATTCGGGGTCTTCCTGGTTCGACCACGCAAGCGCGGCATTGGACGAAATCCGAAGACGGGGGACGTGGTCCCCATCCCCGAAGGGAAGACGATTCGGTTCAAACCCAGCAAGGAATTGCGTTGA
- a CDS encoding site-2 protease family protein, with amino-acid sequence MQILPARESRIPLRRLLLHVALLLSTLVTTFLAGAFFALSNVDWEELSTAFTHPAVVSSGLAYSFTLLAILLAHELGHYLMCQRYGIRASLPYFIPAPPIIGIGTFGAFIRIQEPIRSRRALFDVGIAGPLAGFVVALPATIVGLWFADPAPPIPRSEGVITFNDPALFILLQRVFDLPVMIQWNPVHFAAWVGMLATSLNLLPLGQLDGGHIAYALLGPRGHRWMARGIFFLMIGLAFYAYDRHRWIGWFVYVGLIGLLIGLKHPPLEDEQESLDRRRKVLGIIALIVFALSFMPFPITIT; translated from the coding sequence GTGCAGATTCTCCCGGCGCGGGAGTCACGTATTCCGCTTCGACGCTTGCTGCTTCATGTCGCCCTTCTGTTGAGTACACTGGTGACGACCTTTTTGGCTGGAGCGTTCTTCGCATTGAGCAACGTAGACTGGGAGGAACTGAGCACGGCGTTCACCCACCCGGCGGTCGTCTCCAGTGGTCTCGCCTATTCCTTCACCCTTCTGGCGATCCTACTGGCCCATGAGCTGGGCCACTATCTCATGTGCCAACGCTATGGGATTCGAGCGAGTCTGCCATATTTCATCCCAGCTCCACCGATCATTGGCATTGGGACGTTCGGCGCTTTCATTCGCATTCAAGAACCGATTCGTTCGCGTCGTGCTCTCTTCGACGTTGGGATCGCTGGCCCACTCGCCGGTTTCGTGGTCGCCTTGCCTGCAACGATCGTCGGTCTTTGGTTTGCCGATCCGGCTCCCCCAATCCCTCGTTCCGAAGGAGTGATCACTTTCAATGACCCAGCTCTCTTCATCCTCCTGCAGCGAGTTTTTGACCTTCCGGTCATGATCCAGTGGAATCCCGTACACTTCGCCGCCTGGGTGGGAATGCTGGCGACGAGCTTGAACCTGCTGCCACTGGGGCAACTTGATGGTGGCCACATTGCCTATGCGCTCTTAGGCCCCCGGGGCCACCGGTGGATGGCGCGAGGGATCTTCTTCCTGATGATCGGTCTGGCGTTCTACGCCTATGATCGCCACCGATGGATCGGATGGTTCGTTTACGTCGGTCTCATCGGGCTATTGATCGGCTTGAAGCATCCTCCGCTTGAAGATGAACAGGAATCCCTCGACCGAAGACGGAAAGTCCTTGGGATCATCGCCCTGATTGTCTTCGCCCTCAGCTTCATGCCCTTCCCCATCACGATCACCTGA